From Streptomyces sp. NBC_00683, one genomic window encodes:
- the pepN gene encoding aminopeptidase N: MSVLTRNEAQTRAQLLDVHRYTVDLDLTTGEDTFDSRTVIQFTAHAAGDTFVEVKPQNLRSLSLDGQPLDPARLTENRYPLDRLTAGTHELRIDATMRYSRTGEGMHRFTDPADGETYVYTQLFMEDVQRVFAAFDQPDLKSVFDITVTAPENWTVLGNGTAHQTTRGRWSIAATPPISTYLVAVAAGPWHTVTTEHAGLPFGIHCRRSLAPHLDADADEILSITRDCYDRYHEKFDEPYPFDSYDQAFVPEFNAGAMENPGLVTFRDEFIYRSAVTDAERQTRAMVIAHEMAHMWFGDLVTLTWWDDIWLNESFAEYMGYQTLTEATRFTDTWVDFGVARKGWGYDADQRPSTHPVAPDPDAVPDTASALLNFDGISYAKGASALRQLVTWLGEKDFLAGINTHFARHKFANATLADFIDNLASATDRDVHAWADTWLRTTGIDTLTAHAEDTDRAWTLTVDHHGNRPHRIAVGTYDHTLDTRSGAAELVLRDRFDLDIPHTGEPTTLPGRRPALVVLNDNDLTYAKIRLDPASWDTALSSLSGIPDALTRALIWNTARDMVRDGELHPTTYLTTARTHLPHETDLALVNGVLGFAATQIADRYLTPHDRPAALATLTSLCRDLLRRTEGLTAKDWEHHPDNNPPAGADPGLRLTAVRHFIDAATQPDTIQDWLADGTVPGGPELDPELRWRILTRLAVLGATDENAIDAELAQDPSATGQEGAARCRAALPTPEAKAAAWHAMFTDDTLSNYLFTATAQGFWQPEQGELLQDYVARYYPDATALALRRGPAIAEAAGRHAFPAHHVDADSLRLGTDALDDKALIPALRRKLTDQLDDLRRALAVRNAH, translated from the coding sequence ATGTCCGTACTGACGCGCAACGAAGCGCAGACCCGAGCCCAGCTCCTCGACGTACACCGGTACACGGTCGACCTCGACCTCACCACAGGCGAGGACACCTTCGACTCCCGTACCGTCATCCAGTTCACCGCCCACGCGGCCGGAGACACCTTCGTCGAGGTCAAGCCCCAGAACCTGCGCTCGCTCAGCCTCGACGGACAGCCCCTGGACCCCGCACGCCTCACCGAGAACCGCTACCCCCTCGACCGGCTCACCGCGGGAACCCACGAACTGCGCATCGACGCCACCATGCGCTACTCCCGCACCGGCGAAGGCATGCACCGCTTCACCGACCCCGCCGACGGCGAAACCTACGTCTACACCCAGCTCTTCATGGAAGACGTCCAACGCGTCTTCGCCGCCTTCGACCAACCCGACCTCAAATCCGTCTTCGACATCACCGTCACCGCACCCGAGAACTGGACCGTCCTCGGAAACGGCACCGCCCACCAGACCACCCGAGGCCGCTGGAGCATCGCCGCCACCCCACCGATCTCCACCTACCTCGTCGCCGTCGCCGCAGGCCCCTGGCACACCGTGACCACCGAACACGCCGGCCTGCCCTTCGGCATCCACTGCCGCCGCTCCCTCGCACCCCACCTCGACGCAGACGCCGACGAGATCCTCTCCATCACCCGCGACTGCTACGACCGCTACCACGAGAAGTTCGACGAGCCCTACCCCTTCGACTCCTACGACCAGGCCTTCGTCCCCGAATTCAACGCCGGCGCCATGGAGAACCCCGGACTCGTCACCTTCCGCGACGAATTCATCTACCGCTCCGCGGTCACCGACGCCGAACGCCAGACCCGCGCCATGGTCATCGCCCACGAAATGGCCCACATGTGGTTCGGCGACCTCGTCACCCTCACCTGGTGGGACGACATCTGGCTCAACGAGTCCTTCGCCGAATACATGGGCTACCAGACCCTCACCGAAGCCACCCGCTTCACCGACACCTGGGTCGACTTCGGCGTCGCCCGCAAGGGCTGGGGCTACGACGCGGACCAACGCCCCTCCACCCACCCCGTCGCACCCGACCCCGACGCCGTCCCCGACACCGCATCCGCCCTGCTCAACTTCGACGGCATCTCCTACGCCAAGGGCGCATCCGCCCTGCGCCAACTCGTCACCTGGCTCGGCGAAAAAGACTTCCTCGCCGGAATCAACACCCACTTCGCCCGGCACAAATTCGCCAACGCCACCCTCGCCGACTTCATCGACAACCTCGCATCCGCCACCGACCGCGACGTCCACGCCTGGGCCGACACCTGGCTCCGCACCACCGGCATCGACACCCTCACCGCCCACGCCGAAGACACCGACCGCGCCTGGACCCTCACCGTCGACCACCACGGCAACCGCCCCCACCGCATCGCCGTCGGCACCTACGACCACACCCTCGACACCCGGTCCGGCGCCGCCGAACTCGTCCTGCGCGACCGCTTCGACCTCGACATCCCGCACACCGGCGAACCCACCACCCTGCCCGGCCGACGCCCCGCCCTCGTCGTCCTCAACGACAACGACCTCACCTACGCCAAGATCCGCCTCGACCCCGCCTCCTGGGACACCGCCCTCAGCAGCCTCTCCGGCATCCCCGACGCCCTCACCCGCGCCCTCATCTGGAACACCGCACGCGACATGGTCCGCGACGGCGAACTCCACCCCACCACCTACCTCACCACCGCCCGCACCCACCTCCCCCACGAAACCGACCTCGCCCTCGTCAACGGCGTCCTCGGCTTCGCCGCCACCCAGATCGCCGACCGCTACCTCACCCCCCACGACCGCCCCGCCGCACTCGCCACCCTCACCTCCCTCTGCCGCGACCTGCTCCGCCGCACCGAAGGCCTCACCGCCAAGGACTGGGAACACCACCCCGACAACAACCCGCCCGCCGGCGCCGACCCCGGCCTCCGCCTCACCGCCGTACGCCACTTCATCGACGCCGCCACCCAGCCCGACACCATCCAGGACTGGCTGGCCGACGGCACCGTCCCCGGCGGACCCGAACTCGACCCCGAACTGCGCTGGCGCATCCTCACCCGCCTCGCCGTCCTCGGCGCCACCGACGAAAACGCCATCGACGCCGAACTCGCCCAGGACCCCAGCGCCACCGGCCAGGAAGGCGCCGCCCGCTGCCGCGCCGCCCTCCCCACCCCCGAGGCAAAAGCCGCCGCCTGGCACGCCATGTTCACCGACGACACCCTGTCCAACTACCTCTTCACCGCCACCGCCCAAGGCTTCTGGCAACCCGAACAGGGCGAACTCCTCCAGGACTACGTCGCCCGCTACTACCCCGACGCCACCGCACTCGCCCTACGCCGCGGCCCCGCCATCGCCGAAGCAGCAGGCCGCCACGCCTTCCCCGCCCACCACGTCGACGCCGACAGCCTCCGCCTCGGCACCGACGCCCTCGACGACAAGGCCCTCATCCCCGCCCTCCGCCGCAAACTCACCGACCAGCTCGACGACCTGCGCCGCGCCCTCGCCGTACGCAACGCCCACTGA
- a CDS encoding pyridoxal phosphate-dependent decarboxylase family protein, with protein MPIPPLAGGTAGPTHLRPLLDTVLTALHDGAAHRNGPLPAGGPDTVTPHTHHTTGPLIPDHGTGPHHALRTLVTALTEGAADPAHPHCAAHLHTPPLAVAAAADLAASALNPSMDSWDQAPAASALETTLTSTLAAEIYPHTPHPDALITTGGTEANQLALLLARERHGPVQTICAANAHHSITRAAWLLGLPAPVVIPAPTGVMDLPALHDALTRHQGPLLVTATAGTTDTGQIDPLDAIADLTTTHGAELHIDAAYGGPLLLSPTHRHLVQSLHRAHSVTLDLHKLGWQPASAGILAVPHHHDLDALHHQAPYLNADDDTDAGLPDLLGRSLRTTRRPDALKIAVTLQALGRDGLADLIDRTLAAAHHLADIITATPHLDLYARPTISTVLFRPTDADDTTVATIRRTLLTQGHAVLGRAHADNRLWLKATLLNPHTTPDDLHRLTDLVTHAVTGLTEGSTPR; from the coding sequence ATGCCCATCCCGCCCCTCGCCGGAGGCACCGCAGGCCCCACCCACCTGCGCCCCCTCCTCGACACCGTGCTCACCGCACTCCACGACGGCGCGGCCCACCGCAACGGCCCCCTCCCCGCCGGCGGCCCCGACACCGTCACCCCCCACACCCACCACACCACCGGCCCACTCATCCCCGACCACGGCACCGGCCCCCACCACGCCCTGCGCACCCTCGTCACCGCACTCACCGAAGGCGCCGCAGACCCCGCACACCCCCACTGCGCCGCCCACCTGCACACCCCGCCCCTCGCCGTCGCAGCAGCAGCCGACCTCGCCGCATCAGCACTCAACCCCTCCATGGACTCCTGGGACCAGGCCCCCGCCGCCTCAGCCCTCGAAACCACCCTCACCAGCACACTCGCCGCCGAGATCTACCCCCACACCCCCCACCCCGACGCCCTCATCACCACCGGCGGCACCGAAGCCAACCAACTCGCACTCCTCCTCGCCCGCGAACGCCACGGCCCCGTACAGACCATCTGCGCCGCCAACGCCCACCACAGCATCACCCGCGCCGCCTGGCTCCTAGGCCTCCCCGCCCCCGTCGTCATCCCCGCCCCCACCGGCGTCATGGACCTCCCAGCCCTCCACGACGCCCTCACCCGACACCAAGGCCCCCTCCTCGTCACCGCCACCGCCGGCACCACCGACACCGGCCAGATCGACCCCCTCGACGCCATCGCCGACCTCACGACAACCCACGGCGCCGAACTCCACATCGACGCCGCCTACGGCGGCCCACTCCTCCTCAGCCCCACCCACCGCCACCTCGTCCAAAGCCTCCACCGCGCCCACAGCGTCACCCTCGACCTGCACAAACTCGGCTGGCAACCCGCCTCCGCCGGCATCCTCGCCGTCCCCCACCACCACGACCTCGACGCCCTCCACCACCAAGCCCCCTACCTCAACGCCGACGACGACACCGACGCAGGCCTCCCCGACCTCCTCGGCCGCTCCCTGCGCACCACCCGACGCCCCGACGCCCTCAAGATCGCCGTCACCCTCCAGGCACTCGGCCGCGACGGACTCGCCGACCTCATCGACCGCACCCTCGCCGCCGCCCACCACCTCGCCGACATCATCACCGCAACCCCCCACCTCGACCTCTACGCCCGCCCCACCATCAGCACCGTCCTCTTCCGCCCCACCGACGCCGACGACACCACCGTCGCCACCATCCGCCGCACCCTCCTCACCCAAGGCCACGCCGTACTCGGCCGCGCCCACGCCGACAACCGCCTCTGGCTCAAAGCCACCCTCCTCAACCCCCACACCACCCCCGACGACCTCCACCGACTCACCGACCTCGTCACCCACGCCGTCACCGGCCTCACGGAAGGCAGCACCCCCCGATGA
- a CDS encoding lysine N(6)-hydroxylase/L-ornithine N(5)-oxygenase family protein: protein MTDRPTPDQPHDLIGIGIGPFNLSLAALAHTIPTTPDHPRPTTAFYEQRPAFHWHPGLLIDGATLQVPFLADLVTLADPTNPWTFLNYLRTQNRLYPFYFAERFHIQRTEYDAYCRWVSEQLPALHFSHQVDAIRWNPDQAHFEVDYTQLDNDGEAEALGRAHTRHIALGVGTEPFIPEPLRPLAEAPNIPVIHSADYLHHRQKLLDADHVTVIGSGQSGAEIFLDLLRARPRGAEKLHWLARTQAFAPMEYSKLGLEHFTPDYTRYFHALPEAVRDTLVPSQWQLHKGIDTDTITAIHDELYRRTLHGGWPDATLTPGVHVRTAGRLSGTRIELHLEHTQQHTRTRLTTDAVVLATGYRERPLDTLLTGLTPHIHRDASRRPHIDDTYRLGLDPAITGHIYVQNAERHTHGVGAPDLGLAAWRSATILNDLTGTTPYPLPHRTAFTTFGLTPHPAPKIPQQGPALTPLVQGH, encoded by the coding sequence ATGACAGACCGGCCCACCCCCGACCAGCCGCACGACCTCATCGGCATCGGCATCGGCCCCTTCAACCTCTCCCTCGCCGCCCTCGCCCACACCATCCCCACCACCCCCGACCACCCCCGCCCCACCACCGCCTTCTACGAACAACGCCCCGCCTTCCACTGGCACCCCGGCCTCCTCATCGACGGCGCCACCCTCCAAGTCCCCTTCCTCGCCGACCTCGTCACCCTCGCCGACCCCACCAACCCCTGGACCTTCCTCAACTACCTCCGCACCCAGAACCGCCTCTACCCCTTCTACTTCGCCGAGCGCTTCCACATCCAACGCACCGAATACGACGCCTACTGCCGATGGGTCAGCGAACAACTCCCCGCACTCCACTTCAGCCACCAGGTCGACGCCATCCGCTGGAACCCCGACCAAGCCCACTTCGAAGTCGACTACACCCAACTCGACAACGACGGCGAAGCAGAAGCACTCGGCCGCGCCCACACCCGCCACATCGCCCTCGGCGTCGGCACCGAACCCTTCATCCCCGAACCCCTGCGCCCCCTCGCCGAAGCCCCCAACATCCCCGTCATCCACTCCGCCGACTACCTCCACCACCGACAGAAACTCCTCGACGCCGACCACGTCACCGTCATCGGATCCGGCCAGTCAGGCGCCGAAATCTTCCTCGACCTCCTCCGCGCCCGCCCCCGAGGAGCCGAAAAGCTCCACTGGCTCGCCCGCACCCAGGCCTTCGCCCCCATGGAGTACTCAAAACTCGGCCTCGAACACTTCACCCCCGACTACACCCGCTACTTCCACGCACTCCCCGAAGCCGTACGCGACACACTCGTCCCCAGCCAATGGCAACTCCACAAAGGCATCGACACCGACACCATCACCGCCATCCACGACGAGCTCTACCGACGCACCCTCCACGGCGGCTGGCCCGACGCCACCCTCACCCCCGGCGTCCACGTACGCACCGCCGGCCGACTCTCCGGCACCCGCATCGAACTCCACCTCGAACACACCCAGCAACACACCCGCACCAGGCTCACCACCGACGCCGTCGTCCTCGCCACCGGCTACCGCGAACGCCCCCTCGACACCCTCCTCACCGGCCTCACCCCCCACATCCACCGCGACGCCTCCCGACGCCCCCACATCGACGACACCTACCGCCTCGGCCTCGACCCCGCCATCACCGGCCACATCTACGTACAGAACGCCGAACGCCACACCCACGGAGTCGGCGCCCCCGACCTCGGACTCGCCGCCTGGCGCAGCGCCACGATCCTCAACGACCTCACAGGCACCACCCCCTACCCCCTCCCGCACCGCACCGCCTTCACCACCTTCGGCCTCACCCCCCACCCCGCACCGAAAATCCCCCAACAGGGCCCCGCACTCACCCCCCTCGTACAGGGCCACTGA